From Alteribacter lacisalsi, a single genomic window includes:
- a CDS encoding flavin reductase family protein, translated as MKAIDPANLSKKENYRFLTETIIPRPIAFVTSVSDEGVLNAAPFSYFNVVSADPPILMISIGKRGDSKKDTSRNIVEKGEFVVHITDEKNVQEMNAAAANLPPDESEVERVGLTPVESTAVSVPGLKESQVRFECRLERHLAFDGKEASTDVVFGRIVQYHVDESLMDENGSVQADLLRPIARLGGKDYANLGEIFSIERPK; from the coding sequence GTGAAAGCCATCGACCCGGCGAATCTGTCAAAGAAAGAAAATTACAGGTTTTTAACGGAAACGATTATCCCCCGGCCGATTGCCTTTGTGACAAGTGTATCGGACGAAGGCGTGCTCAACGCCGCGCCGTTCAGCTATTTTAACGTTGTGTCCGCCGATCCGCCGATTCTGATGATCTCCATCGGAAAACGTGGCGATTCAAAAAAAGACACCTCGCGAAACATCGTGGAAAAAGGCGAGTTTGTTGTACACATCACTGACGAAAAAAACGTGCAGGAAATGAACGCTGCCGCAGCCAATCTGCCGCCGGACGAGAGTGAAGTGGAACGGGTCGGCCTTACACCTGTCGAGAGTACGGCAGTGAGTGTTCCCGGGCTTAAAGAATCCCAGGTCCGCTTTGAGTGCCGTCTTGAAAGGCATCTCGCGTTTGACGGGAAGGAAGCATCCACCGACGTGGTTTTCGGCCGGATTGTCCAGTATCACGTGGACGAAAGTCTGATGGACGAGAACGGAAGCGTCCAGGCCGACCTGCTGCGTCCAATTGCCCGCCTGGGCGGGAAAGATTACGCTAACCTCGGGGAGATCTTTTCCATCGAACGTCCGAAATAA